One Cryobacterium psychrophilum DNA segment encodes these proteins:
- a CDS encoding MFS transporter: MRTASPTASASGSARRWWALVVLMLPVLLISIDNTVLNFALPAISTATRPSGTQLLWMIDIYPLVLAGLLVAMGSLGDRVGRRRLLLIGATGFGLVSIGAAFSPTIEWLIVARAVLGFFGAMLMPSTLSLLRSTFTDRDQRRLAIAIWATGFAAGSALGPVVGGILLEHFAWGSVFLLAVPLLVPLLVLAPVLVPESRDPHPGRIDVPSIGLSLATMLPTVYGIKAIAQHGVTVPSVLPVVIGLVLGVLFVRRQLRLPVPMLDMSLFRAGAFSGAVVVNLLSVTALVGCLFFISQHLQLVLGLSPLSAGLVLVPGLAAMIIAGLLVVPIARRVRPSRVVPLALLVSASGFALIALSGATIDSVGIGIAFVLLGVGIGAAETVSNELIVASAPAEKAGAASAVSETAYELGAVLGTAILGTILTASYRQAVQLPDTLTAAQQHAAGETLGGAVSVASDLPAETAAELLDSARHAFDSGVGLSAWIGVALVIAAVVVAATALRRAR; encoded by the coding sequence GTGCGTACGGCGTCGCCCACGGCATCTGCTTCCGGGTCGGCGCGCCGATGGTGGGCGCTCGTGGTTCTGATGCTCCCGGTGCTGCTCATCTCGATCGACAACACCGTGCTCAACTTCGCCCTGCCGGCCATCTCCACGGCGACCCGGCCCAGCGGAACGCAACTCCTGTGGATGATCGACATCTACCCGCTGGTCCTGGCCGGACTCCTCGTGGCCATGGGAAGTCTGGGGGACCGGGTGGGGCGCCGTCGGCTCCTGCTGATTGGCGCCACCGGGTTCGGCCTCGTTTCGATCGGCGCCGCGTTCTCGCCCACGATCGAGTGGCTGATCGTGGCGCGAGCGGTGCTGGGTTTCTTCGGGGCCATGCTGATGCCCTCCACCCTGTCGCTGCTGCGCTCCACCTTCACCGACCGGGACCAGCGGCGCCTCGCCATTGCCATCTGGGCGACCGGGTTTGCCGCCGGCAGTGCGCTCGGACCCGTCGTGGGTGGGATCCTCCTCGAGCACTTTGCATGGGGCTCGGTGTTCCTGCTGGCCGTTCCATTGCTCGTTCCGTTGCTGGTGCTCGCTCCGGTGTTGGTTCCGGAGTCTCGTGACCCGCATCCGGGCCGGATTGACGTGCCAAGCATCGGGTTGAGTCTCGCGACCATGCTGCCCACCGTCTACGGCATCAAGGCCATTGCGCAGCACGGTGTAACGGTGCCCTCCGTCTTGCCGGTCGTGATCGGTCTCGTTCTCGGGGTGCTGTTCGTGCGCCGTCAACTGCGGCTCCCGGTCCCCATGCTCGACATGAGTCTCTTCCGTGCCGGGGCGTTCAGCGGCGCCGTCGTGGTGAACCTGCTCAGCGTGACGGCCCTCGTTGGGTGCCTGTTCTTCATCTCCCAGCACCTGCAGCTCGTGCTGGGTCTCTCGCCGCTCAGTGCCGGCCTTGTGCTCGTGCCCGGGCTCGCGGCCATGATCATCGCGGGGCTGCTCGTGGTGCCGATTGCGCGGCGCGTACGGCCGTCCCGCGTCGTTCCCCTGGCCTTGCTCGTGTCGGCGAGCGGGTTCGCCCTGATCGCCCTGAGCGGCGCAACGATTGACTCCGTGGGAATCGGGATCGCGTTCGTTCTGCTGGGGGTGGGCATTGGAGCGGCGGAGACCGTGTCCAATGAACTGATTGTGGCCAGTGCGCCGGCGGAGAAGGCGGGCGCGGCATCCGCCGTCTCCGAGACCGCCTACGAGCTCGGAGCGGTGCTGGGAACGGCGATTCTCGGCACGATCCTCACGGCCTCCTACCGCCAGGCGGTGCAGCTGCCCGACACGCTGACCGCCGCGCAGCAGCACGCGGCGGGGGAGACCCTCGGTGGAGCGGTTTCGGTCGCATCGGACCTGCCCGCCGAGACGGCAGCCGAGCTGCTCGATTCGGCACGCCACGCCTTCGACAGTGGCG